The Longimicrobium sp. genome contains a region encoding:
- the lptE gene encoding LPS assembly lipoprotein LptE: MWHPSRKTSGARRALLGSILLAVSLSGCFYQLTGGGLPPNIRTVYVELFENTTPDEALRGDVQRALQQRLPRELGVRLSAQASADAIIRGTLRGYDETTLNIAAQEQTGGRVQPVQRRLQITFDAEVFDVRGDKVLWRGSNISAFGDYNPSNQTINVAREKAVVDIIQKVVQGAQSQW; this comes from the coding sequence ATGTGGCATCCTTCTCGGAAGACATCTGGAGCCCGCCGGGCACTGCTCGGTAGCATCCTGCTGGCGGTTTCGCTCTCCGGGTGCTTCTATCAGCTCACCGGGGGCGGGCTGCCGCCCAACATCCGCACCGTCTACGTGGAGCTGTTCGAGAACACCACGCCGGACGAAGCGCTCCGCGGCGACGTGCAGCGCGCGCTGCAGCAGCGCCTTCCGCGCGAGCTGGGCGTGCGCCTCTCCGCGCAGGCCTCGGCCGACGCCATCATCCGCGGCACGCTTAGAGGCTACGACGAGACCACGCTGAACATCGCCGCGCAGGAGCAGACGGGTGGGCGCGTGCAGCCGGTGCAGCGCCGCCTGCAGATCACCTTCGACGCGGAAGTCTTCGACGTGCGCGGCGACAAGGTGCTCTGGCGCGGCAGCAACATCTCCGCGTTCGGCGACTACAACCCGAGCAACCAGACGATCAACGTCGCGCGGGAGAAGGCGGTCGTCGACATCATCCAAAAGGTGGTGCAGGGAGCGCAGTCGCAGTGGTAG